In Prosthecobacter dejongeii, the DNA window GAGACCCCTTTGTGTCTTTAAAGTGGGCGATTTCTTTGAAAATGTGAGGCTTTTTTCTTCACCTCCATGTTTTTCCAGTCGGTGCCGACGTTTGCCCTTGGTAGACGAGGGCCCTGGGGTTGACTTCCCTTCCCTTCTCTCCGATTTCAGCGCCTCACTTGTTTCTATCTTATGAGCCAACCCCATTCTTTTGATCTAACTGGCCGCACGGCCTTCGTTTCTGGAACTTCACGCGGCCTGGGCGAACGATTTGCGCTAACCCTGGCCAAGGCGGGTGCGGACCTGATTATTTCTAGCCGTACGTTGGCCTCTCTTAAAGACATGGAAAAGCAGGTGACAGACCTGGGACGCAAATGCCTCTCCGTGGAATTGGATGTGCGATCCATGGATAGCATCACCGCAGCGGTCGCTACGGCTAAGAGTCAGGTGGAGAAGATCGACATTCTCGTCAACAACGCTGGCTGCAATGTGCGTAAACCAGCGACGGAGATTACCTGGGATGACTGGAACCTGGTCGTGGACACGAATCTGCGTGGCACCTTTTTTGTCGCCCAGCAGGTGGCAAAGGAATTCATGATTCCAGCGGGTTATGGCCGCATCATCAATATTGGGTCTGTCACCTGCGTGGCTGGCTATGCAGGGCTAGCTCCTTATGGCGCAAGCCGTGGTGGGGTGAAGCAGATGACGATGAGCCTGGCCCATGACTGGGGGAAAGATGGTATCACGGTCAATGTGCTGGCCCCAGGGTGGTTTAAGACTTCTCAAAATCGTGTCATGTATGAAGATGCAGGCTGGGTAGAGTATCTGACGGAGCGCATTCCTCTGGGCCGCCCTGGGGCGATGGATGACCTGGAGGGGCCTCTACTGTTCTTGGCGGCGGAAGAAAGCCGCTATGTCACTGGCCAGTTGCTATTGGTGGACGGTGGAATCTCGGTCGGAGCCACACGAGCGCTGCCGAAAAAGTAACTCTCTTTATTATATAGTCACCTTCATGGACGCTAGCACCGAACAACTCATCCGCACCGCCATTGCTGAAGATGTGGGCAGTGGCGATGTCACGGCTACTTACTTTGTGCCTGCTGATTCCACGGCAAGGGCGCAGATCGCCGCAAGAGAGCCTGGGGTGCTAGCAGGCATGGAGGTGGCTCTGAGGGTGTTTCGAGAGATTGATCCGAAGATCGAAGTCAACGCACGCATGTCTGATGGCAGCGCCTTTGTGCCGGGTGATGTTCTCATGGATATTTCCGGCCCTACACGAGGCATTCTCACGGCAGAGCGCACAGCGCTGAATTTCCTGCAACGTCTTTCGGGCGTGGCCACCCAGGCGCGCCGTTATGTAGAGGCGGTGAAACCACACCCAGTGCAAATCTGGGACACGCGTAAAACGACGCCCGGTTGGCGTCTTTTAGAAAAGGCGGCGGTCAAGGCGGGTGGTGGCACCAACCATCGGCTTGGATTGTATGATCACGTCATGGTGAAGGACAATCACCTCGCGGCCCACGGAGGGCTGCCGGAATTGCAGGCGGCGATCAATCGCGTGCGCAAAGAACGACCAGGCACACGCATCCAACTCGAGGCCGATCATCTAGAGCAAGTGGCCGGCTTCCTCACCCTCCAGGGAGTGGACATGCTGCTGCTGGATAATATGGGTGCGGCACGCCTGCGTGAGGCTGTGGAATTGAATGCAGGGAAACTCTGGCTGGAGGCCAGTGGTGGTATCACGCTGGAAACCATCCGAGACATTGCGGCGACCGGGGTCAATGCCATTTCGGTCGGGGCACTGACTCACTCCGCCAGGGCCTTGGATTTAGGTTTGGATTTCATCTAATCTGCGACGGCTTCAAATAAGCACTTCCTCTTCGTGGTATGTTTGCTTAGCTTCTGGTTTCTGCGCTCATGCTAGATCCCTTTGCCACGCTGAGCTCACCTGGACTCTCCTCTGCGAAGAGTTCCTCTGAACTCACGCCGGGAGAGTGGAGTCCGGAGTTGATTGTGAGCTTGGATTGGATGCGCGTGGCGGAGTTGGTGCGGGGTATCGCCTCTCATGCAGGGTGTGAGCTGGCAGGTTCGCGCGTTCTGGGAGATGGATCGCTGGCTTTTGGAATGATTGAGCGGCCAACGACCATGCATCCACAACGGGCTTTGGTGAAAATTTCTGCCTGGAATGAATGGGGGGCGACGCCTGAAAGCGTGACGCAGTTTGCGCAGGAAGTGAGCACGGCTAAAAACACCCGTGGGATTCTCATCGCACCAGCAGGCTTCAGCCCCTCGGCCATTTTAGCGGCGCAGCAATATCGGATCGAGACGGTGGATGCTGCTGCTTTGTGTGCGGTCCTACAAACCCTGCCACCTGAGCGTAGCGACCTCTTTTTCACCATCGCGACTGCGGGGGCGTTCACACAACCTTCTTGCCCGGTCTGCCTAAACAAGCTGGAGAGAGTGGACTCCGATACTCAGAATGCTCCGCCTGCGATCCAAGTGATCTCCGAACGAGGGCTGTATGCAGAGCACATTACCTGTGATTTACTGGACATTGCCGCAGGGGCGGAGGTGAATTTCCTCTATCCTGTGCAAACGCGGGCAATGCGGGTCTGCGGACATGCCACAGGGGACTTTTCCTGCGATGGCACGATCACGATTGAGGTAGGAGGCACGCTGGATGGCCGTATTGCCGCCCGGGCACTGAATGTGCTGGAAGGTGGAGAACTGAGAGGCCAATTTCGCATTTTAGAGAGTGGAGACTTGGAGCCCTTCGTGACACGGCCAGATCGCTGGCACTGGAGTTGTCGGAACTTGGCGGGAAAAGCAGGATGCCTCAGTATCCAGTTCGCCCCCCACGGATGAAGAGACTTTGAAAACCGCTTCCCTCATGGATAAATCTGCGCATCTTATGCCCGGCTCGCCAGTGAGCGCCCATGGAAGCTGTTAATATTCAATTCGCACCCGCAACGGGGTCGGAAGTC includes these proteins:
- a CDS encoding SDR family NAD(P)-dependent oxidoreductase, translated to MSQPHSFDLTGRTAFVSGTSRGLGERFALTLAKAGADLIISSRTLASLKDMEKQVTDLGRKCLSVELDVRSMDSITAAVATAKSQVEKIDILVNNAGCNVRKPATEITWDDWNLVVDTNLRGTFFVAQQVAKEFMIPAGYGRIINIGSVTCVAGYAGLAPYGASRGGVKQMTMSLAHDWGKDGITVNVLAPGWFKTSQNRVMYEDAGWVEYLTERIPLGRPGAMDDLEGPLLFLAAEESRYVTGQLLLVDGGISVGATRALPKK
- the nadC gene encoding carboxylating nicotinate-nucleotide diphosphorylase gives rise to the protein MDASTEQLIRTAIAEDVGSGDVTATYFVPADSTARAQIAAREPGVLAGMEVALRVFREIDPKIEVNARMSDGSAFVPGDVLMDISGPTRGILTAERTALNFLQRLSGVATQARRYVEAVKPHPVQIWDTRKTTPGWRLLEKAAVKAGGGTNHRLGLYDHVMVKDNHLAAHGGLPELQAAINRVRKERPGTRIQLEADHLEQVAGFLTLQGVDMLLLDNMGAARLREAVELNAGKLWLEASGGITLETIRDIAATGVNAISVGALTHSARALDLGLDFI
- a CDS encoding restriction endonuclease, with protein sequence MLDPFATLSSPGLSSAKSSSELTPGEWSPELIVSLDWMRVAELVRGIASHAGCELAGSRVLGDGSLAFGMIERPTTMHPQRALVKISAWNEWGATPESVTQFAQEVSTAKNTRGILIAPAGFSPSAILAAQQYRIETVDAAALCAVLQTLPPERSDLFFTIATAGAFTQPSCPVCLNKLERVDSDTQNAPPAIQVISERGLYAEHITCDLLDIAAGAEVNFLYPVQTRAMRVCGHATGDFSCDGTITIEVGGTLDGRIAARALNVLEGGELRGQFRILESGDLEPFVTRPDRWHWSCRNLAGKAGCLSIQFAPHG